ATGTCGCGTTGGCGGAGAACACGCGTCTGCAGTTCGCTGAGATCGGCGATCTGGAGCCGAATGCGGAAACGATCGTTCGCTACAGCCACAAGAAAAACTGGGTCCGTGTTGGTGAGGTCATCTTTAAGACGAACTGCATCTCGTGCCACGGCCGCAACGGCGAAGGAATGGTCGGTCCGAACCTGACCGACGAACATTACAAGTACATCCAGAACGTCGAAGACATCGCTAAGATCGTCACCAACGGCGCTGGCGGCAATGCGATGCCGGCTTGGAAGACTCGACTGCATCCCAACGAGATCGTCTTGGTCTCAGCCTATGTCGCATCGCT
Above is a genomic segment from Rosistilla ulvae containing:
- a CDS encoding cbb3-type cytochrome c oxidase N-terminal domain-containing protein, producing the protein MTDNNHKLDHSYDGIEEYDNPLPGWWKWLFVASIAFSPVYWVFYHGGAEGRSVHDIYDVALAENTRLQFAEIGDLEPNAETIVRYSHKKNWVRVGEVIFKTNCISCHGRNGEGMVGPNLTDEHYKYIQNVEDIAKIVTNGAGGNAMPAWKTRLHPNEIVLVSAYVASLRGENVEGGKGPDGREIPPWPEAPPEPEEEATP